In Macaca fascicularis isolate 582-1 chromosome X, T2T-MFA8v1.1, one DNA window encodes the following:
- the S100G gene encoding protein S100-G, with the protein MSTKKSPEELKRIFEKYAAKEGDPDQLSKDELKLLIQAEFPSLLKGPNTLDDLFQELDKNGDGEVSFEEFQVLVKKISQ; encoded by the exons ATGAGCACTAAAAAGTCTCCTGAGGAACTGAAGaggatttttgaaaaatatgcagCCAAAGAAGGTGATCCAGACCAGTTGTCAAAGGATGAACTGAAGCTATTAATTCAGGCTGAATTCCCCAGTTTACTCAAA GGTCCAAACACTCTAGATGATCTCTTTCAAGAACTGGACAAGAATGGAGATGGAGAAGTTAGTTTTGAAGAATTCCAAGTATTAGTAAAAAAGATATCCCAGTGA